One region of Poecile atricapillus isolate bPoeAtr1 chromosome 8, bPoeAtr1.hap1, whole genome shotgun sequence genomic DNA includes:
- the MFSD1 gene encoding major facilitator superfamily domain-containing protein 1 isoform X3, protein MAEEERALLGSDGGDGGGSPGPPRALPAACDPRRLPHRLLVLALMCFLGFGSYFCYDNPAALQTQVQRDMKVNTAQFMALYAWYSWPNVVLCFFGGFLIDRVFGIRLGTVIFSIFVCVGQVVFALGALFNTFWLMEVGRFIFGIGGESLAVAQNTYAVSWFKGKELNLVFGLQLSMARIGSTVNMNIMGWIYSRVQDLLGSAGPSTLGLALLIGGVTCLFSLSCALILAYLDRRAEKLLCKEQGKTGEVIKLTDVKDFSLSLWLIFVICVCYYAAVFPFIGLGKVFFIEKFRFSPQEASAINSVVYIISAPMSPVFGLLVDKVGKNIIWVLCAVVTTLASHILLAFTFWNPWIAMCLLGVAYSLLACALWPMVAFVVPEHQLGTAYGFMQSIQNLGLAVIAIAAGMILDTRGYLFLEVFFSACVCLSLIAVVLLYFVNHLTGGDLNWSAKKRAKLQKAAASEKES, encoded by the exons ATGGCGGAGGAGGAGCGGGCGCTGCTGGGCTCCGATGGCGGCGATGGCGGCGGCTCCCCGGGCCCTCCCCGCGCCCTGCCCGCCGCCTGCGacccccgccgcctcccgcaCCGCCTGCTCGTCCTGGCCCTCATGTGCTTCCTGGGATTCG GCAGCTACTTCTGCTACGATAACCCGGCCGCGCTGCAGACACAGGTTCAGCGG GACATGAAGGTGAACACAGCCCAGTTCATGGCACTCTATGCCTGGTACTCCTGGCCCAACGTGGTGCTGTGCTTCTTCGGAGGTTTCCTGATAGACAGAGTCTTTGGAATCCG gttGGGCACTGTCATATTCAGCATCTTTGTGTGTGTTGGGCAG GTGGTTTTTGCTCTGGGAGCGCTGTTCAACACCTTCTGGCTGATGGAAGTGGGCAGATTCATATTTGG GATTGGGGGTGAGTCCTTGGCGGTGGCCCAGAACACGTATGCAGTGAGCTGGTTCAAGGGCAAGGAGCTGAACCTGGTGTTTGGATTGCAGCTCAGCATGGCCAGAATT GGGAGCACGGTGAACATGAATATCATGGGATGGATCTACTCCAGAGTTCAGGAtctcctgggctctgctggtcCCAGCACCCTCGGCCTGGCTCTGCTCATAG GTGGAGTCACTTGTCTGTTCTCACTGAGCTGTGCTTTGATCCTGGCTTACCTGGacaggagagcagagaaacTGCTTTGCaaggagcaggggaaaacag GAGAAGTGATCAAGCTGACGGATGTGAAGGATTTCTCCTTGTCCTTGTGGCTCATCTTTGTCATCTGTGTCTGTTACTACGCTGCAGTTTTCCCTTTCATTGGCCTGGGGAA ggttttctttattgaaaaattCCGGTTTTCCCCTCAAGAAGCCAGTGCAATTAACAG CGTGGTGTACATCATCTCAGCCCCCATGTCCCCGGTGTTCGGGCTGCTGGTGGATAAAGTTGGCAAGAACATCATCTGggtgctgtgtgctgtggtGACCACGCTGGCCTCGCACATCCTGCTGGCCTTCACCTTCTGGAACCCCTGGATAGCCATG TGCCTGCTGGGTGTGGCCTATTCCCTGCTGGCCTGTGCCCTGTGGCCCATGGTGGCCTTCGTGGTCCCCGAGCACCAGCTGGGAACTGCCTATGGCTT catGCAGTCCATCCAGAACCTGGGCCTGGCAGTGATTGCCATAGCAGCTGGAATGATCCTGGACACCAGGGGATACCTGTTCCTCGAGGTCTTCTTCAGTGCCTGTGTTTGCT TGTCACTG
- the MFSD1 gene encoding major facilitator superfamily domain-containing protein 1 isoform X4, whose translation MAEEERALLGSDGGDGGGSPGPPRALPAACDPRRLPHRLLVLALMCFLGFGSYFCYDNPAALQTQVQRDMKVNTAQFMALYAWYSWPNVVLCFFGGFLIDRVFGIRLGTVIFSIFVCVGQVVFALGALFNTFWLMEVGRFIFGIGGESLAVAQNTYAVSWFKGKELNLVFGLQLSMARIGSTVNMNIMGWIYSRVQDLLGSAGPSTLGLALLIGGVTCLFSLSCALILAYLDRRAEKLLCKEQGKTGEVIKLTDVKDFSLSLWLIFVICVCYYAAVFPFIGLGKVFFIEKFRFSPQEASAINSVVYIISAPMSPVFGLLVDKVGKNIIWVLCAVVTTLASHILLAFTFWNPWIAMCLLGVAYSLLACALWPMVAFVVPEHQLGTAYGFMQSIQNLGLAVIAIAAGMILDTRGYLFLEVFFSACVCLSLIAVVLLYFVNHLTGGDLNWSAKKRAKLQKAAASE comes from the exons ATGGCGGAGGAGGAGCGGGCGCTGCTGGGCTCCGATGGCGGCGATGGCGGCGGCTCCCCGGGCCCTCCCCGCGCCCTGCCCGCCGCCTGCGacccccgccgcctcccgcaCCGCCTGCTCGTCCTGGCCCTCATGTGCTTCCTGGGATTCG GCAGCTACTTCTGCTACGATAACCCGGCCGCGCTGCAGACACAGGTTCAGCGG GACATGAAGGTGAACACAGCCCAGTTCATGGCACTCTATGCCTGGTACTCCTGGCCCAACGTGGTGCTGTGCTTCTTCGGAGGTTTCCTGATAGACAGAGTCTTTGGAATCCG gttGGGCACTGTCATATTCAGCATCTTTGTGTGTGTTGGGCAG GTGGTTTTTGCTCTGGGAGCGCTGTTCAACACCTTCTGGCTGATGGAAGTGGGCAGATTCATATTTGG GATTGGGGGTGAGTCCTTGGCGGTGGCCCAGAACACGTATGCAGTGAGCTGGTTCAAGGGCAAGGAGCTGAACCTGGTGTTTGGATTGCAGCTCAGCATGGCCAGAATT GGGAGCACGGTGAACATGAATATCATGGGATGGATCTACTCCAGAGTTCAGGAtctcctgggctctgctggtcCCAGCACCCTCGGCCTGGCTCTGCTCATAG GTGGAGTCACTTGTCTGTTCTCACTGAGCTGTGCTTTGATCCTGGCTTACCTGGacaggagagcagagaaacTGCTTTGCaaggagcaggggaaaacag GAGAAGTGATCAAGCTGACGGATGTGAAGGATTTCTCCTTGTCCTTGTGGCTCATCTTTGTCATCTGTGTCTGTTACTACGCTGCAGTTTTCCCTTTCATTGGCCTGGGGAA ggttttctttattgaaaaattCCGGTTTTCCCCTCAAGAAGCCAGTGCAATTAACAG CGTGGTGTACATCATCTCAGCCCCCATGTCCCCGGTGTTCGGGCTGCTGGTGGATAAAGTTGGCAAGAACATCATCTGggtgctgtgtgctgtggtGACCACGCTGGCCTCGCACATCCTGCTGGCCTTCACCTTCTGGAACCCCTGGATAGCCATG TGCCTGCTGGGTGTGGCCTATTCCCTGCTGGCCTGTGCCCTGTGGCCCATGGTGGCCTTCGTGGTCCCCGAGCACCAGCTGGGAACTGCCTATGGCTT catGCAGTCCATCCAGAACCTGGGCCTGGCAGTGATTGCCATAGCAGCTGGAATGATCCTGGACACCAGGGGATACCTGTTCCTCGAGGTCTTCTTCAGTGCCTGTGTTTGCT TGTCACTG